In Nostoc sp. UHCC 0926, a single genomic region encodes these proteins:
- a CDS encoding serine/threonine-protein kinase yields MTLCINLQCPRPQNSENILFCQACGSELLLEGRYRVTRQLGAGGFAKTFEVNHSNTLKVLKVLMLDDAKAVSLFQQEAQVLSHLNHPGIPKGNGYFIFSPKNSQAPLHCLVMEKIEGLDLHQYMEQRGNRPIDEKLALLWLTQLANILHEVHQQNFFHRDIKPPNIMLKADGNLALIDFGTAREVTRTYHQKAAGQNITGIISPGYTPLEQANGKAVQQSDFFALGRTFVYLLTGKSPDQFYEDPRTGKLMWRDSALQISKQVAGLIDYLMEAFPGKRPQNAQMIVRCLSEINSTVQSYSPSSSAPRLPPTEIEKPKQSKQLKTSATTQIQSSKTRTNIFSSKTDQFTGGVIAFAILFLIKFGSWVIYKPFQSHPSQPVVTSTPTELQASNSEQANTDYTNQQPSISEVNIPPSVPSGWKKFEGGGAELWLPASWDSGDFHDKLYKSMKRSVSHNPEIEQFAQQVQQNPSAFLLAFDSNKGDSGFLTNVIVLNEQVPFTINLETYLQEESKNFPAQIRIVDMKTGSVEGYQVGRIITETSLGRSGKQIYYVIKDGRTIWNVIFSTGADEFEQRLPIFEASLGTFSIK; encoded by the coding sequence ATGACCCTCTGCATCAATCTCCAATGCCCAAGACCTCAAAATTCTGAAAATATACTGTTTTGTCAAGCCTGTGGCTCAGAATTGCTTTTGGAAGGAAGGTATCGAGTGACTCGCCAATTAGGCGCAGGTGGTTTTGCCAAGACATTTGAAGTTAACCACAGCAACACTCTCAAAGTCTTAAAAGTTTTGATGCTGGATGATGCTAAGGCAGTATCGCTGTTTCAGCAAGAAGCACAAGTCTTAAGCCATCTGAATCATCCAGGGATTCCAAAAGGAAATGGGTACTTTATCTTCTCTCCCAAAAATAGCCAAGCGCCACTGCATTGCTTGGTAATGGAGAAAATCGAGGGGTTGGATTTGCACCAATACATGGAACAACGAGGTAATCGCCCCATTGATGAAAAGTTAGCACTTTTATGGCTAACCCAGTTGGCAAATATTTTGCATGAAGTGCATCAACAGAACTTTTTCCATAGAGATATCAAGCCACCAAATATTATGCTTAAAGCCGATGGAAATCTAGCTTTGATTGACTTTGGCACAGCAAGAGAAGTTACACGAACCTATCATCAAAAAGCAGCAGGGCAGAATATAACAGGGATTATTTCACCAGGCTATACACCACTAGAACAAGCCAATGGTAAAGCAGTACAACAATCAGACTTCTTCGCCCTAGGTCGGACATTTGTTTATTTACTTACTGGCAAGTCTCCAGATCAATTTTATGAAGACCCGCGAACTGGTAAGTTAATGTGGCGAGACAGTGCCTTACAAATATCTAAACAGGTAGCTGGTTTGATTGATTACCTGATGGAAGCATTTCCTGGCAAGCGTCCTCAAAATGCCCAAATGATTGTGAGATGTCTATCAGAAATTAATTCAACTGTACAGTCATATTCACCTTCTTCTTCAGCACCACGATTACCACCTACAGAAATAGAAAAGCCTAAACAAAGTAAGCAACTTAAAACCTCAGCGACTACTCAAATTCAATCTTCAAAAACTCGAACAAATATATTCTCTAGCAAGACTGACCAATTCACAGGTGGAGTAATTGCTTTCGCTATACTATTTTTAATTAAATTCGGTAGTTGGGTAATTTATAAGCCTTTTCAATCTCATCCAAGTCAGCCAGTTGTGACTTCAACACCAACTGAGCTACAAGCAAGTAATTCTGAGCAAGCAAATACTGATTACACTAATCAACAACCTTCTATTTCCGAGGTAAATATACCCCCAAGTGTTCCATCTGGTTGGAAGAAGTTTGAGGGTGGTGGTGCAGAATTATGGTTGCCTGCAAGTTGGGATAGTGGAGATTTTCATGATAAGTTATATAAATCAATGAAGAGGTCAGTCAGTCACAATCCAGAAATTGAGCAGTTTGCTCAACAAGTACAACAAAATCCCTCAGCTTTTCTTTTGGCTTTCGACTCGAACAAGGGCGACTCAGGCTTCTTAACTAATGTAATTGTCTTAAATGAACAAGTACCTTTTACGATTAATTTAGAAACTTACTTACAAGAGGAAAGCAAGAACTTTCCTGCTCAGATTCGTATAGTAGATATGAAAACTGGGTCGGTTGAAGGTTATCAGGTAGGACGGATAATCACAGAAACATCACTAGGTAGAAGCGGAAAACAAATATATTATGTCATTAAAGATGGGAGGACTATTTGGAATGTAATTTTTTCTACTGGGGCAGATGAATTTGAACAACGATTACCAATCTTTGAAGCAAGTCTTGGTACCTTTTCAATTAAGTAG
- a CDS encoding FAD-binding domain-containing protein, giving the protein MSKDMQREFTNRDELVAYLREQFPDAAERDHHISETLGGRKAAQEALQKIDPISYAQTRNFFTGAVTRLSPYIRYGVLSLREIRDYVLERVQQQEDATKLINELGWRDYWQRLYVKLGDEIWKDQEEYKTGYTVGEYAPELPQDIRQGTTGRVCIDSFSRDLKETGYLHNHARMWLAAYIVHWRRIRWQTGAKWFLEHLLDGDPASNNMSWQWVASTFSHKPYFFNRENLERYTKGVYCQKCALYGHCDFEGSYEELEQRLFPKGEFSQQANSQSWQRGKKRR; this is encoded by the coding sequence ATGTCTAAAGATATGCAACGCGAATTTACCAACCGCGATGAGTTGGTAGCCTACCTCCGCGAACAATTCCCAGATGCAGCAGAACGCGATCATCACATCAGCGAAACTCTGGGAGGACGCAAAGCGGCACAAGAAGCGCTGCAAAAAATCGACCCCATAAGCTACGCGCAAACACGTAATTTTTTCACAGGTGCTGTAACACGACTTTCGCCTTACATCCGCTATGGCGTTTTGAGTTTGCGAGAAATTCGAGATTATGTCCTTGAACGGGTACAGCAGCAAGAGGATGCTACAAAACTAATTAACGAGTTAGGTTGGCGCGACTACTGGCAACGGTTGTATGTCAAGTTAGGGGATGAAATCTGGAAAGACCAGGAAGAATACAAAACTGGTTACACTGTGGGTGAATATGCACCGGAATTGCCGCAAGATATCAGACAAGGAACCACAGGCAGAGTTTGCATCGACAGCTTTAGCCGTGACTTAAAAGAAACTGGCTATCTACATAACCACGCCCGGATGTGGCTAGCGGCTTACATTGTCCATTGGCGGCGTATTCGTTGGCAAACAGGAGCCAAGTGGTTTCTCGAACACCTTTTAGATGGAGATCCTGCTAGCAATAATATGTCATGGCAGTGGGTTGCCAGCACCTTTAGTCATAAACCGTATTTTTTCAACCGGGAAAACTTAGAACGCTACACCAAAGGCGTTTATTGCCAGAAATGTGCGCTTTACGGTCATTGTGATTTTGAAGGTAGTTATGAAGAATTAGAACAGCGACTTTTTCCTAAAGGGGAATTTAGTCAACAAGCCAATAGCCAAAGTTGGCAGCGTGGGAAGAAGCGGCGCTAA
- the cobG gene encoding precorrin-3B synthase, translated as MSSRHIHRLLPALHGEGVPSLLSGFATCPGLFYATPAADGILSRIRIPGGIISSQQCRTIAHIAEQHGGGYVDVTNRANLQVREIRTGINAEVLKLLQDMGLGSGNTVVDHIRNIMTSPTAGIDPQELIDTRPFVQAWDNYIAAHSALSGLSAKFSVCFDGGGIIRVGDRLNDILFAAVLIDGNVYFRLYLSVGTKGQPPSDMGILLPPEECLPVLAALADVYLAHSHTTSKRRLRLLELLNTLGCENYLQEVQQRLSFPLLCSETRKDLTPQPRTLVGLGEEFSTLLQGDGKYQHIGIHPQRQKGLFYIGIVLPLGRLESRQIWGLADLAAKYGSGTLRLTPWQNLLLTDIPQQWLADVQSEIALLGLDSSATNIKSALVACSGKKGCAASATDTKSHALALAEYLETRVTLDCPVNIHFSGCEKSCAQHSKSDITLLGVSIETDNGTVEGYHVYVGDSKQKFGRELYQYVTFAELPALIERMLYVYKIQRLNSDESFGKFANRYPLAQLQQLFNKYLENGTTDAHK; from the coding sequence ATGTCCTCAAGACACATTCACCGTCTACTCCCTGCGTTGCACGGGGAAGGAGTTCCAAGTTTGCTTTCTGGATTTGCCACTTGTCCTGGCTTGTTTTATGCTACACCCGCCGCAGATGGTATATTATCTCGGATTAGAATACCAGGTGGAATTATTAGTAGTCAGCAGTGCCGTACGATCGCACACATAGCAGAACAGCACGGGGGCGGCTATGTGGATGTGACTAATCGAGCTAACCTGCAAGTCCGCGAAATTCGCACGGGGATAAATGCTGAGGTTCTGAAGCTCTTACAGGATATGGGGCTGGGTTCTGGCAACACTGTTGTAGACCACATCCGTAATATTATGACCAGTCCAACTGCTGGTATCGACCCGCAGGAATTAATTGACACTCGCCCTTTTGTCCAAGCTTGGGATAATTATATTGCTGCACATTCGGCGCTTTCGGGACTGTCGGCAAAATTTAGCGTTTGCTTTGATGGTGGTGGCATAATTCGAGTGGGCGATCGCTTGAATGATATCCTATTTGCCGCTGTTTTAATTGATGGTAATGTTTACTTCCGCCTCTATCTCAGTGTAGGCACAAAGGGTCAACCGCCTAGTGATATGGGAATTTTGTTACCACCAGAGGAATGTTTGCCCGTCTTGGCAGCTTTGGCAGATGTTTATCTAGCTCATAGTCATACTACGAGTAAGCGGCGGCTACGTCTCTTAGAGTTATTGAATACGTTGGGTTGTGAAAATTATCTCCAAGAAGTTCAGCAGCGTCTATCTTTCCCTCTTTTATGCAGTGAAACAAGAAAAGACCTAACCCCCCAACCCCGAACCCTTGTAGGGTTGGGGGAGGAATTCTCTACTCTTTTACAAGGAGATGGGAAGTATCAGCATATTGGCATCCATCCTCAACGTCAGAAAGGCTTATTTTACATTGGTATCGTGTTACCTCTGGGACGATTGGAGAGTAGGCAGATATGGGGTTTGGCAGATTTAGCAGCAAAATATGGTAGCGGCACTCTTCGGTTAACCCCCTGGCAAAATTTACTGCTAACAGATATTCCTCAGCAATGGCTTGCCGATGTCCAAAGTGAAATTGCTTTATTAGGATTAGATTCTTCTGCAACCAACATCAAGAGTGCATTAGTTGCCTGTTCTGGTAAGAAGGGTTGTGCCGCTTCTGCCACGGACACCAAAAGTCATGCGTTGGCATTAGCAGAATATCTTGAAACTCGCGTCACTCTGGATTGCCCAGTTAATATTCACTTCAGTGGCTGCGAAAAATCCTGCGCCCAGCATAGCAAGAGTGATATTACTCTGCTCGGTGTCAGCATTGAGACGGACAATGGAACTGTGGAGGGCTATCACGTTTATGTTGGTGACAGTAAGCAGAAATTTGGACGTGAACTATATCAATATGTGACTTTTGCCGAACTACCTGCATTAATAGAGCGGATGCTATATGTATATAAAATTCAACGCCTAAATTCTGATGAGTCCTTCGGGAAATTTGCTAATCGATATCCCCTAGCACAATTACAGCAATTATTTAATAAATATTTAGAAAATGGAACCACAGATGCACACAAATAA
- a CDS encoding precorrin-8X methylmutase translates to MPDYIRDANEIYRNSFAIIRSEANLDVLPTDVAKVAVRLIHACGMTDIVTDLGYSPTAVQSARAALAAGAPILCDCRMVADGVTRRRLSANNQVICTLNEPQVPEIAQRLGTTRSAAALELWRSHLQGAVIAIGNAPTALFRLLEMLDEVADKPAIILGFPVGFVGAAESKAALAADSRNVPFLTLHGRRGGSAIAAAAVNALATEEE, encoded by the coding sequence ATGCCCGACTACATCCGAGATGCCAACGAAATTTACCGTAATTCCTTTGCAATTATCCGGTCAGAAGCGAACCTAGATGTGCTGCCAACGGATGTAGCAAAAGTTGCAGTGCGTCTCATTCATGCCTGTGGAATGACGGATATTGTCACTGACTTAGGATATTCACCAACAGCGGTGCAATCCGCAAGGGCAGCGCTGGCAGCAGGAGCGCCGATTCTATGCGATTGCCGGATGGTTGCGGATGGCGTTACCAGGCGGCGGTTATCTGCAAACAATCAAGTTATTTGTACCCTCAACGAGCCGCAAGTGCCAGAAATTGCCCAGCGTCTGGGTACTACAAGGTCGGCGGCAGCTTTAGAATTATGGCGATCGCACCTCCAAGGAGCAGTTATCGCAATTGGCAATGCACCTACAGCACTATTTAGACTCTTAGAAATGCTTGATGAAGTAGCTGACAAACCTGCTATTATCTTAGGCTTTCCTGTTGGGTTTGTTGGTGCAGCCGAATCGAAAGCAGCACTGGCAGCAGACAGTAGGAATGTACCATTTTTAACCTTACATGGTCGGCGCGGTGGGAGTGCGATCGCCGCAGCAGCAGTTAACGCCTTGGCAACGGAGGAAGAATGA
- a CDS encoding precorrin-2 C(20)-methyltransferase, with protein sequence MKPKGRLYGIGVGPGDPELLTLKALRLLRAAPVVAYQSATNKESIARAIVAQYLPGNQIEVLFHLPRALEPEKAKSIYDKEIEPIADHLAAGRDVVVLCEGDPFFYGSFMYLFTRLSDQYETEVVPGVSSLMACPVALGVPFTYYTDILTVLPAPLPAEELTTHLLMTDAAAIMKLGRHFTKVRDILHKLGLASRARYIERASTSQQRIIPLDEVDPAKVPYFSMIVIPTKNRL encoded by the coding sequence ATGAAACCCAAAGGTCGTCTCTATGGAATTGGTGTCGGGCCAGGCGATCCAGAACTATTGACTCTGAAGGCACTGCGATTATTACGTGCGGCTCCCGTGGTAGCCTATCAATCAGCAACAAATAAAGAGAGTATTGCTAGAGCGATCGTGGCACAGTATCTTCCTGGCAATCAAATTGAGGTGCTATTTCACCTCCCCCGCGCCTTAGAGCCAGAAAAGGCCAAGTCTATTTACGACAAAGAAATTGAACCAATTGCCGACCATCTAGCAGCGGGTCGAGATGTCGTGGTGCTGTGCGAGGGTGACCCATTCTTCTATGGCTCGTTCATGTACCTGTTCACGCGGTTATCTGATCAGTACGAAACAGAAGTCGTCCCCGGAGTTTCCTCGCTAATGGCTTGTCCGGTAGCCTTGGGTGTACCTTTCACCTACTACACCGATATTCTCACAGTCCTACCCGCCCCATTGCCAGCAGAAGAACTGACTACACATCTGCTGATGACTGATGCAGCAGCAATTATGAAACTAGGTCGCCACTTTACGAAAGTACGGGATATCCTACATAAATTAGGGTTAGCATCACGAGCAAGATATATTGAGCGGGCATCAACGTCACAGCAACGCATCATACCTCTGGATGAAGTTGATCCAGCCAAAGTACCCTATTTCTCGATGATTGTGATTCCCACCAAGAATCGACTATAG
- a CDS encoding PHP domain-containing protein has protein sequence MAVNLARTTASAELLKQVFQNIDAQSCPRLFNFHMHTVYSDGRLQPSGLMEQAIAIGLKGLAITDHHGIIGYQAALAWLEDWKWNNPGASTPYLWSGVEINANLLDIEVHILAYAFGTEHPSMKPYLQRRATTGKEYQASNVIAAIHEAGGLAVLAHPVRYKRSHFDLIPAASQKGIDGVETFYAYNNPNPWKPSILESEQVQKLADEYFLFNTCGTDTHGLSLLQRL, from the coding sequence ATGGCTGTAAATTTGGCCCGAACTACTGCTTCTGCGGAACTTTTGAAGCAAGTATTCCAGAACATTGATGCACAAAGTTGTCCAAGGTTATTCAACTTTCATATGCACACTGTCTACTCAGATGGGAGGTTGCAGCCGAGTGGATTGATGGAGCAGGCGATCGCTATTGGGCTAAAAGGGTTAGCGATCACCGATCATCATGGTATTATCGGCTATCAAGCGGCCCTTGCTTGGTTAGAAGATTGGAAGTGGAATAATCCTGGGGCAAGCACTCCTTACCTGTGGAGTGGCGTGGAAATCAATGCCAACCTTTTGGATATAGAAGTTCACATTTTAGCTTATGCTTTCGGGACAGAACACCCTAGTATGAAACCCTATCTGCAAAGAAGGGCGACTACAGGCAAAGAATATCAGGCAAGTAACGTGATTGCCGCTATTCATGAAGCTGGGGGATTGGCAGTTCTGGCTCATCCAGTTCGTTACAAGCGATCGCATTTTGACTTAATTCCAGCTGCGTCCCAAAAGGGTATCGATGGTGTGGAGACTTTCTACGCCTACAATAACCCCAACCCTTGGAAACCTAGCATATTGGAATCAGAACAAGTGCAAAAGTTGGCTGATGAATACTTTCTTTTCAATACCTGTGGTACTGATACCCACGGTTTGAGTTTGCTACAACGCTTGTGA
- a CDS encoding AIR synthase related protein yields the protein MPQALDQVDYDTLDAAKRRFIDAAKRTLGFASAYGIVPASGLGASANTFNFNLAPFLEAGARELSMTLVPEGLGTADDTRPDDLCEEELRRFWWNIGIKIISCLTNDAATSGMQTLLLGLYLPSSTPETIFTPAFLDGFLDGVVEGCKRVGCVYLSGETPQLKTKMIPGRLDIAGSVFGVMPPGVAPIDSSRLDAGNTIVLVESSGPHENGFTPMRKLAQSLPDGYRTKLPSGQEFWEAMNAASYLYTPLVQAVLGEGIRPTAMENITGHGWQKLMRSVKPLRYVIETMLPVPEIFTFVEGHLEGGAETMLSVFNYGAGFAFYTELEQDAERIVILAREHKLTAVIAGRVEASLAREVVVEPLGVTLKGESFGIARGV from the coding sequence ATGCCTCAAGCTCTCGATCAAGTCGATTACGATACTCTCGATGCCGCAAAGCGACGCTTCATTGATGCCGCAAAACGCACACTTGGCTTTGCAAGCGCTTATGGGATCGTGCCCGCATCGGGTCTCGGAGCAAGCGCTAACACTTTCAACTTCAACCTCGCTCCGTTTCTGGAGGCCGGGGCTAGAGAACTTTCTATGACACTTGTCCCGGAAGGACTGGGCACCGCAGACGATACCCGCCCTGACGATCTCTGTGAAGAAGAACTTCGACGATTCTGGTGGAACATTGGTATCAAGATTATTTCGTGTTTGACGAACGACGCCGCAACCTCAGGTATGCAGACTCTACTTCTTGGTCTCTATCTGCCGTCAAGCACTCCTGAAACAATCTTTACCCCCGCCTTCCTTGATGGGTTTCTTGATGGAGTGGTCGAGGGGTGCAAACGAGTGGGTTGCGTGTACCTCTCAGGAGAAACTCCTCAACTCAAAACCAAGATGATTCCAGGTCGGCTCGACATTGCAGGCTCCGTCTTTGGAGTTATGCCGCCTGGTGTAGCTCCCATTGATAGCTCGCGTCTGGATGCCGGAAATACCATTGTTCTCGTCGAGAGTTCGGGGCCCCATGAGAACGGCTTTACCCCAATGCGAAAGCTCGCACAGTCGCTCCCTGATGGCTATAGAACAAAACTTCCGAGTGGGCAGGAGTTCTGGGAAGCGATGAATGCCGCGTCGTATCTCTACACACCACTTGTGCAGGCGGTGCTTGGCGAGGGAATTCGTCCCACCGCGATGGAGAATATCACTGGACATGGATGGCAGAAGCTGATGCGATCTGTGAAGCCGTTGCGGTACGTGATCGAAACGATGCTCCCAGTGCCGGAGATATTTACGTTTGTTGAGGGTCATCTTGAGGGCGGGGCAGAGACGATGCTTTCCGTGTTCAATTATGGAGCCGGATTTGCATTCTATACAGAGTTGGAGCAGGATGCAGAGAGGATCGTCATTCTCGCAAGAGAACATAAGCTAACAGCTGTGATTGCCGGAAGGGTTGAAGCGTCCCTTGCCCGTGAGGTAGTGGTAGAACCCCTTGGAGTTACCTTGAAGGGAGAGTCTTTTGGGATTGCACGGGGGGTATAA